Proteins encoded together in one Oncorhynchus nerka isolate Pitt River linkage group LG19, Oner_Uvic_2.0, whole genome shotgun sequence window:
- the LOC115101245 gene encoding 14-3-3 protein eta-like codes for MADREQLIQRARMAEQAERYDDMASAMKQVTELSEPLSNDDRNLLSVAYKNVVGARRSSWRVTSSIEQRAMADGNDKKLELVKAYRETIEKELETVCQDVLNLLDQFLIKSCGEDQLESKVFYLKMKGDYYRYLAEVATAEKKTSAVESSEGAYKEAYEISKSMAATHPIRLGLALNFSVFYYEIQNAPEEACRLAKEAFDEAIGHLDNLNEDSYKDSTLIMQLLRDNLTLWTSDQQDSEGGEAQP; via the exons ATGGCAGATAGAGAGCAACTGATCCAGAGAGCCCGTATGGCTGAGCAGGCGGAACGGTACGATGACATGGCCTCGGCGATGAAACAG GTGACTGAGCTGAGCGAGCCTCTGAGTAACGACGACCGCAACCTACTCTCTGTGGCCTACAAGAACGTGGTGGGGGCCCGGCGGTCCTCCTGGCGCGTCACCTCCAGCATCGAGCAGAGGGCCATGGCCGACGGCAACGACAAGAAGCTGGAGCTGGTGAAGGCCTACCGAGAGACCATCGAGAAGGAGCTGGAGACGGTGTGCCAGGACGTGCTCAACCTGCTCGACCAGTTCCTCATCAAGAGTTGCGGAGAAGACCAGCTGGAGAGCAAGGTGTTCTACCTGAAGATGAAGGGCGACTACTACCGCTATTTGGCCGAGGTGGCCACAGCCGAGAAGAAGACCTCCGCCGTGGAGTCCTCCGAGGGAGCCTACAAGGAAGCCTATGAGATCAGCAAGAGCATGGCGGCCACCCACCCCATCCGGCTAGGCCTGGCCCTCAActtctctgtgttctactacgaGATCCAGAATGCTCCCGAGGAGGCCTGCAGGCTGGCCAAGGAGGCCTTTGATGAGGCCATTGGACACCTGGACAATCTGAACGAGGACTCCTATAAGGACTCCACCCTCATCATGCAGCTGCTGCGGGACAACCTGACCCTGTGGACCAGTGACCAGCAGGACAGCGAGGGGGGAGAGGCCCAACCCTGA